The Micromonospora sp. NBC_01740 genome includes a window with the following:
- the abc-f gene encoding ribosomal protection-like ABC-F family protein, producing the protein MSDAFIICSRLSFSWPDDTPVFEGLSCTVGAGRTGLVAPNGAGKTTLLKLIAGEYQPTGGSVTVDGVLGYLPQSLPLAGDLTVAEVMGIAPVLGALHAIEAGDADEEHFTTIGNDWDIEERTRAQLDRLGLDDVSLDRPLHTLSGGQVVSLGLAAQLLRRPDILLLDEPTNNLDLDARRKLYAVLEDWNGCLLLVSHDRALLDRMDRILELDRSEVRSYGGNFTAYEEAVRAEREVAEKNVRHAEQEVKREKREMQQARERAERRAGNAARNLKSAGLPKIFAGTMKRGAQESAGRSNETHAARVGDAKARLDEAGRALRDEQRITLELPGTSLPAGRTVFHGEGMQVRYGGRALFAGAGVDLTIRGPERIALTGPNGAGKSTLLRVVSGDVQPEGGRTRRADGRIAYLSQRLDLLDLDRTVAESLAAYAPAMPEAQRMTLLARFLFRGSRAHLPVGALSGGERLRATLACVLFAEPAPQLLLLDEPTNNLDLVSVGQLESALDAYEGAFVVISHDERFLAAIGVDRWLRLADGRLRETGAPAGVAPES; encoded by the coding sequence ATGTCCGACGCGTTCATCATCTGTTCCCGCCTCTCCTTCTCCTGGCCGGACGACACCCCGGTCTTCGAGGGGCTGTCCTGCACGGTGGGCGCCGGCCGCACCGGCCTCGTCGCGCCGAACGGCGCCGGCAAGACCACGCTGCTCAAGCTGATCGCCGGCGAGTACCAGCCGACCGGCGGCTCCGTGACCGTCGACGGGGTGCTCGGCTACCTGCCGCAGAGCCTTCCGTTGGCCGGCGACCTGACCGTTGCCGAGGTCATGGGGATCGCGCCGGTGCTCGGCGCGCTGCACGCCATCGAGGCCGGGGACGCCGACGAGGAGCACTTCACCACGATCGGCAACGACTGGGACATCGAGGAGCGCACCCGCGCCCAACTGGACCGGCTCGGCCTCGACGACGTGTCCCTCGACCGGCCCCTGCACACCCTCAGCGGCGGCCAGGTCGTCTCCCTGGGCCTGGCGGCGCAACTGCTGCGGCGGCCCGACATCCTGCTCCTCGACGAGCCCACCAACAACCTGGACCTCGACGCCCGCCGCAAGCTGTACGCCGTGCTGGAGGACTGGAACGGTTGCCTGCTGCTGGTCAGCCACGACCGGGCGCTGCTGGACCGGATGGACCGCATCCTCGAACTCGACCGGAGCGAGGTCCGCTCCTACGGCGGCAACTTCACCGCGTACGAGGAGGCGGTGCGCGCCGAGCGGGAGGTCGCGGAGAAGAACGTCCGCCACGCCGAGCAGGAGGTCAAGCGGGAGAAGCGGGAGATGCAGCAGGCGCGCGAACGGGCCGAGCGCCGGGCCGGCAACGCCGCCCGCAACCTGAAGAGCGCCGGCCTGCCGAAGATCTTCGCCGGCACCATGAAGCGGGGCGCCCAGGAGTCGGCGGGCCGGTCGAACGAGACGCACGCCGCGCGGGTCGGCGACGCCAAGGCCCGGCTCGACGAGGCGGGCCGTGCCCTGCGCGACGAGCAGCGGATCACGCTGGAACTGCCCGGCACCAGCCTTCCGGCCGGTCGCACGGTCTTCCACGGCGAGGGGATGCAGGTCCGCTACGGCGGGCGCGCCCTGTTCGCCGGTGCCGGCGTGGACCTCACGATCCGGGGGCCCGAACGGATCGCGCTCACCGGTCCGAACGGCGCCGGCAAGTCCACCCTGCTGCGTGTGGTCAGCGGCGACGTGCAGCCGGAGGGCGGCCGGACCAGGCGGGCCGACGGCCGGATCGCCTACCTGTCCCAGCGGCTGGACCTGCTGGACCTCGACCGCACGGTCGCGGAGAGCCTGGCCGCGTACGCGCCCGCGATGCCGGAGGCGCAGCGGATGACCCTGCTCGCCCGCTTCCTGTTCCGGGGCTCCCGCGCCCACCTCCCGGTCGGGGCGCTCTCCGGCGGCGAGCGGCTCCGCGCCACCCTGGCCTGCGTGCTGTTCGCCGAACCGGCGCCGCAGTTGCTCCTGCTCGACGAGCCGACCAACAACCTGGACCTGGTCAGCGTCGGCCAGCTGGAGAGCGCGCTCGACGCGTACGAGGGTGCGTTCGTGGTGATCAGCCACGACGAACGGTTCCTCGCGGCGATCGGCGTGGACCGCTGGCTGCGGCTCGCCGACGGCCGGCTGCGGGAGACCGGCGCCCCCGCCGGCGTCGCGCCGGAGTCGTGA
- a CDS encoding SRPBCC family protein has translation MIEIDVQVDLFHPADRVWHALTDRALLARWFTEVEPMAGSRGRLLLFTAGLPGFDAAVDAEVTDRREPELIALRCLEGGRRSRLACAVAPTAEGCRLSVREVLEHGSWNDEQRERREESYRQALTGRLPAILDWLAFQQVDLRRGEPGMTTEMPVTEVVGDEPAPAARRRRWPLLVAGLAGVVLAAGAAVWAVLPDEPDPVAGPVATPSPIATATPSRTPRATPSARPTRSATPTPSRPSRTPSATPSATPSRTPTSIAPSAPAMTARYRTVSTRLLGFTGEVVVDNPGSAAVDGWTVVVTLAEGGSLTDVSGAEHRRDGQVVTFTGPPVPPGRSRTFTFAVRDVDQLTRAPEDCSMGDDPCAGL, from the coding sequence GTGATCGAGATCGACGTGCAGGTGGACCTGTTCCACCCGGCGGACCGGGTGTGGCACGCATTGACGGATCGCGCTCTGCTCGCCCGCTGGTTCACCGAGGTCGAGCCGATGGCCGGGTCGCGCGGCCGGCTGCTGCTGTTCACCGCCGGCCTGCCCGGGTTCGACGCCGCCGTCGACGCGGAGGTGACCGACCGGCGGGAGCCGGAGCTGATCGCGCTGCGGTGCCTCGAGGGCGGCCGGCGAAGCCGGCTGGCCTGTGCCGTCGCCCCCACCGCCGAGGGGTGCCGGCTGTCGGTCCGCGAGGTGCTGGAGCACGGCAGCTGGAACGACGAGCAGCGCGAACGCCGCGAGGAGTCCTACCGGCAGGCGTTGACCGGGCGCCTGCCGGCGATCCTCGACTGGCTGGCCTTCCAGCAGGTCGACCTGCGCCGGGGCGAGCCCGGGATGACCACCGAGATGCCGGTGACCGAGGTGGTCGGCGACGAGCCGGCCCCGGCCGCCCGGCGCCGCCGCTGGCCGCTGCTGGTCGCGGGGTTGGCCGGCGTCGTGCTGGCCGCCGGGGCGGCGGTGTGGGCGGTCCTGCCCGACGAGCCGGACCCGGTCGCCGGCCCGGTCGCGACGCCGTCGCCGATAGCCACGGCCACCCCGAGCCGTACGCCGCGGGCGACCCCCTCCGCCCGCCCCACGCGCAGCGCCACGCCGACCCCGTCCCGCCCGAGCCGGACGCCGTCGGCGACCCCCTCGGCGACGCCCTCGCGTACGCCCACCTCGATCGCGCCGTCGGCCCCCGCCATGACCGCCCGCTACCGGACCGTCTCGACGAGGCTGCTCGGCTTCACCGGCGAGGTGGTCGTCGACAATCCCGGCAGCGCGGCGGTGGACGGCTGGACGGTGGTCGTCACGCTGGCCGAGGGCGGCTCCCTGACCGACGTCAGCGGGGCGGAGCACCGGCGCGACGGGCAGGTCGTCACCTTCACCGGGCCGCCCGTGCCGCCCGGCCGCTCGCGAACCTTCACGTTCGCCGTGCGCGACGTCGACCAGCTCACCAGGGCGCCCGAGGACTGCTCGATGGGCGACGACCCCTGCGCGGGCCTCTGA
- a CDS encoding RtcB family protein gives MSYTPLAGTRAPVRVWTDPYGIEPQAAQQLRNIGALPWVEGVAVMPDVHFGKGATVGSVIAMRQAVSPAAVGVDIGCGMSAVRTSLTAADLPDDLAGLRSAIEATIPVGFNQREKPVDPRRVRGLEQAGWDDFWRRFAGLDRRVAQLETRAQRQLGTLGGGNHFIEVCLEQGGADEGRVWLMLHSGSRNIGKELAERHIAVARRLPHNTDLPDRDLAVFLAGTPEMDAYRRDLWWAQEYARRNRAVMLALLCGVVREQFPHVGFDEPISCHHNYVAEESYDGVDVLVTRKGAIRAGRGDLGIIPGSMGTGSYVVRGKGNPDAYCSASHGAGRRMSRAQAKRTYSTADLVAQTAGVECRKDAGVVDEIPGAYKDITQVMAQQEDLVEVVAHLKQVVCVKG, from the coding sequence ATGAGCTACACCCCGCTCGCGGGCACCCGCGCGCCGGTCCGGGTCTGGACCGACCCGTACGGCATCGAGCCGCAGGCCGCCCAGCAACTGCGCAACATCGGCGCGCTGCCGTGGGTGGAGGGCGTCGCGGTCATGCCCGACGTGCACTTCGGCAAGGGCGCCACGGTCGGTTCGGTCATCGCGATGCGGCAGGCCGTCTCGCCGGCGGCGGTCGGCGTCGACATCGGCTGCGGCATGTCCGCGGTGCGCACCTCGCTGACCGCCGCCGACCTCCCGGACGACCTGGCCGGGCTGCGCTCGGCGATCGAGGCCACGATCCCGGTCGGGTTCAACCAGCGGGAGAAGCCGGTCGACCCGCGCCGGGTCCGGGGCCTGGAGCAGGCCGGCTGGGACGACTTCTGGCGCCGGTTCGCGGGCCTCGACCGGCGGGTGGCGCAGCTGGAGACGCGGGCCCAGCGGCAGCTGGGCACGCTCGGCGGCGGCAACCACTTCATCGAGGTCTGCCTGGAGCAGGGCGGCGCCGACGAGGGACGGGTGTGGCTCATGCTGCACTCCGGCTCGCGCAACATCGGCAAGGAGTTGGCGGAGCGGCACATCGCGGTCGCCCGGCGGCTGCCGCACAACACCGACCTGCCCGACCGCGACCTCGCGGTGTTCCTCGCCGGCACGCCGGAGATGGACGCCTACCGCCGGGACCTGTGGTGGGCGCAGGAGTACGCGCGGCGCAACCGGGCGGTCATGCTCGCCCTGCTCTGCGGGGTGGTGCGGGAGCAGTTCCCGCACGTCGGCTTCGACGAGCCGATCAGCTGCCACCACAACTACGTGGCGGAGGAGAGCTACGACGGCGTCGACGTGCTGGTCACCCGCAAGGGGGCGATCCGGGCCGGTCGGGGGGACCTGGGCATCATCCCGGGATCGATGGGCACCGGCTCGTACGTCGTGCGGGGCAAGGGGAACCCGGACGCGTACTGCTCCGCCTCGCACGGGGCGGGGCGGCGGATGTCGCGGGCGCAGGCGAAGCGCACGTACAGCACCGCCGACCTGGTCGCGCAGACCGCCGGCGTGGAGTGCCGCAAGGACGCCGGCGTGGTCGACGAGATCCCCGGGGCGTACAAGGACATCACCCAGGTGATGGCGCAGCAGGAGGACCTGGTCGAGGTGGTGGCGCACCTCAAGCAGGTGGTGTGCGTGAAGGGATGA